One genomic region from Neisseria weaveri encodes:
- a CDS encoding ABC transporter ATP-binding protein, whose product MNILEIQNLNASFPGKQVLHDINLNVKQGRKLAIVGESGSGKTVLAQGMMQLNPAVSFEGRLKFNGENLLDKPPRELQKWRGREIGMVFQEPMTALNPVMRVGKQIAEVLALHLGLPPKQAWARAVELLAETGIQNPEEKVSAFPFQLSGGQRQRAMIAMAVAAEPKLLIADEPTTALDVAVQAQILDLLSRLQAGHNMTLVYISHDLNLVRRFADDIAVMRHGRIVEQGEAAQVFARPQHEYTKMLLNAGAVRQVQPLAEHAATVLEAENISVAVGERAGWFKKRRKMLLEPVSFDLKAGETLGIIGESGSGKTTLAKAVMRLMESEGRLKINGAPWRPELRKAVQMVFQDPFGAFNPRMNVFDIVSEALRVHEPKMSRETMRSRVVEVLQQVGLPEDILDRYPHAFSGGQRQRLAIARAIIVHPKVLVLDEPTSALDVQWQQQILALLADLQSKHGLSLIIISHDLAVIRALSHRVMVLKDGRVIEQGELEKVFAKPDADYTKNLLIHHNA is encoded by the coding sequence ATGAACATTCTCGAAATCCAAAACCTAAACGCCTCTTTCCCCGGCAAACAGGTGCTGCACGATATTAATCTCAACGTCAAACAAGGCCGGAAGTTGGCGATTGTAGGCGAGAGCGGCAGTGGTAAAACCGTGTTGGCGCAGGGCATGATGCAGTTGAATCCGGCGGTGTCGTTTGAAGGCCGTCTGAAATTCAACGGCGAAAACCTGCTCGATAAACCGCCGCGTGAATTGCAAAAATGGCGCGGCAGGGAAATCGGCATGGTGTTTCAAGAGCCGATGACGGCTTTGAACCCCGTGATGCGCGTGGGCAAACAGATTGCCGAAGTGTTGGCGCTGCATCTGGGTTTGCCGCCCAAGCAGGCGTGGGCGCGGGCGGTGGAGTTGCTGGCGGAAACGGGTATTCAGAATCCCGAAGAGAAAGTGTCTGCCTTTCCGTTTCAGCTTTCGGGCGGTCAGCGGCAGCGGGCGATGATTGCGATGGCGGTGGCGGCGGAACCTAAATTGCTGATTGCCGACGAGCCGACTACCGCGCTGGATGTGGCCGTGCAAGCGCAGATTCTCGATTTGCTTTCGCGCTTGCAGGCCGGCCACAACATGACTTTGGTGTACATCAGCCACGATTTGAATTTGGTGCGCCGTTTCGCCGACGATATCGCCGTGATGCGGCACGGGCGGATTGTCGAGCAGGGCGAGGCGGCGCAGGTGTTTGCCCGTCCGCAGCACGAATACACCAAAATGCTGCTGAACGCCGGAGCGGTGCGACAGGTGCAGCCTTTGGCCGAACATGCCGCAACCGTGCTCGAGGCGGAAAACATCAGCGTGGCGGTGGGCGAGCGGGCTGGTTGGTTTAAAAAACGGCGCAAAATGCTGCTCGAACCGGTGTCGTTCGACTTGAAAGCGGGCGAAACGCTGGGCATTATCGGCGAAAGCGGCAGCGGTAAAACCACATTGGCCAAAGCGGTGATGCGTTTGATGGAGTCGGAAGGCCGTCTGAAAATCAACGGCGCACCGTGGCGGCCGGAATTGAGAAAAGCCGTGCAGATGGTGTTTCAAGACCCGTTCGGCGCGTTTAACCCGCGTATGAATGTGTTTGATATTGTCTCCGAAGCCCTGCGTGTGCACGAACCGAAAATGAGCCGCGAAACCATGCGCTCCCGTGTGGTGGAAGTGCTGCAGCAAGTCGGCCTGCCAGAGGATATTCTCGACCGCTATCCGCACGCTTTTTCAGGCGGTCAGCGGCAGCGGTTGGCGATTGCCCGAGCCATTATCGTGCACCCGAAGGTGCTGGTGCTCGACGAACCCACCAGCGCGCTCGATGTGCAGTGGCAGCAGCAGATTTTGGCATTACTGGCTGATTTGCAAAGCAAACACGGTTTGAGCTTAATCATCATAAGCCACGATTTGGCCGTGATCCGCGCTTTATCGCACCGCGTAATGGTGCTGAAAGACGGGCGCGTAATCGAGCAGGGCGAATTGGAAAAAGTGTTTGCCAAACCCGATGCGGACTATACAAAAAATCTATTAATCCATCACAATGCTTGA
- a CDS encoding fimbrial protein, whose amino-acid sequence MMNKHFAVISACASAAWLPLSASANSTDNHALIFQPEIMRLSMPSQCDAQYRRINAAHEQTLCHVEKLITLDGKFDESVEIKARINDDKAMIPFNQGNNRIGIDVELNSAKLLSKEWVKIGELAPGVHNKVLNFKLDYKRFGDVGAGRYVLSDGHTPVVQIQIQNKIWDIVVDKVDSTIKVSTCRPNQSDFNGKTVQLKTISANDIRRPGKEFHGADFNLGIECDTGVEAVAALTDMNDQSNTGNILSIKNDPNSAQNVGIRLYRKGGNADPLSYGPVVADNVLNAEHKWFLSEAEKRSGLKFEAKYVNTGNPVIPGSVNATAMITLNYY is encoded by the coding sequence ATGATGAACAAACATTTTGCTGTTATTTCCGCTTGCGCATCGGCAGCATGGTTGCCCTTATCCGCTTCCGCCAACAGTACCGATAATCATGCTCTGATATTTCAACCTGAAATTATGCGGTTGTCTATGCCGTCTCAATGCGATGCACAGTATAGAAGGATAAATGCAGCTCATGAGCAAACTTTATGTCATGTCGAAAAGTTGATTACTTTAGACGGTAAGTTTGATGAGTCTGTTGAAATTAAAGCCAGGATAAATGACGACAAAGCGATGATTCCATTTAACCAGGGCAATAACCGTATCGGTATTGATGTGGAGCTGAACAGTGCCAAGCTTTTATCCAAAGAATGGGTGAAAATCGGCGAGCTTGCTCCCGGTGTGCATAATAAAGTGCTTAATTTCAAGCTTGATTACAAACGGTTTGGTGATGTTGGGGCGGGAAGGTATGTGCTTTCAGACGGCCATACTCCGGTTGTACAGATTCAAATTCAAAATAAAATTTGGGATATTGTTGTCGATAAGGTTGATTCTACCATTAAAGTCAGCACTTGCCGACCGAATCAATCGGATTTCAACGGTAAAACAGTGCAACTGAAAACTATCTCGGCAAACGACATCAGAAGGCCGGGTAAAGAGTTTCACGGAGCCGATTTTAATCTCGGTATAGAGTGCGATACCGGAGTTGAAGCCGTTGCTGCGCTGACGGATATGAATGACCAAAGCAATACCGGTAATATTTTAAGCATTAAAAATGATCCGAATAGCGCCCAAAATGTAGGGATCAGACTATATCGCAAGGGTGGGAACGCAGATCCGCTCAGCTATGGGCCGGTTGTGGCGGATAATGTTTTGAATGCGGAGCATAAATGGTTTCTCTCAGAAGCTGAAAAAAGAAGCGGTCTCAAATTTGAAGCCAAGTATGTCAATACCGGTAACCCCGTGATTCCCGGCTCGGTCAATGCTACGGCTATGATCACGTTAAATTATTATTGA
- a CDS encoding fimbria/pilus outer membrane usher protein produces MKTRNHCLTTLSLAVSLIGISSAYAADEFEFDASFFKERETGRASIDVNRFKFGTPIPAGEHLSDVFVNGKFRGSLLIKFIETDGDPMQGMCWSPELMELLELQPEAVVLKPDSTQCVSAVKALPNLKLNFNIGEQRLNVQVPQALMVIHPDGYIPPSRWQNGVPASFLHYDFREHYDQSENGGNWKSQFLGIRSGMNAGGWALRQQGSQSAGSGQERKYYHHEFYVQRDVDALKGRIRAGDFFSYSNVMDSFGLRGISLSSDDRMLPDSQTGYAPQIQGVANTNAQIKIYHNDNIVYETTVAPGPFVIRDLTLGSYSGEVKVEIIEADGQRRSFVVPFAGGHNLLRPRRLRYALTAGKYRENRKIYDTAVVQGSLQYGLNNQITLQSGAMATSNYASGLFGMVWGGKAGSVSAGWSVNSLTDAEKRKRNGSQFRISYNKFFPQTGTFLQIGTHQNLSRYFYGLQDAVSFKENDSVFSRRYGNPLKSQYQVSVNQSLGKSWGSLYVSGLSRKYRNSKGYQHSYQIGYGNSFRGMQYNMSFSQNQNLLTGKQDKQAHFTLSIPLDRKGLSSNWLSAAHSRDNAGHTYSRVGLSGVYGSQSQFSYGLSLAKPDSGKNQYSAYANYNLPFVKAGVKAHGSGRNRQLSYNLTGAVVAHPYGITLNHEIGDTFAIVRAKGAAGVPIKNGYGSKLDRWGNGIVSSVTPYRLNYIGIDATYLPDNIEVGATEKVIIPRANTASLIDMGAKKEIIAYFDVETQGDSSIPMFAEVKNEHGRVVGYSVQEGRLFVRDIKPVGRLTVSFGENNNNKCVVSYNLEKDKNEYNIYPAKCLPE; encoded by the coding sequence ATGAAAACAAGAAATCATTGCTTAACGACTTTAAGTTTGGCTGTTTCGCTGATAGGCATTTCATCTGCTTATGCGGCAGATGAGTTTGAGTTTGATGCCTCTTTTTTCAAAGAGCGGGAGACAGGCCGGGCCTCTATTGACGTTAATCGCTTTAAATTCGGTACTCCGATTCCGGCCGGAGAGCATTTGTCGGATGTTTTTGTTAACGGAAAGTTCCGTGGCTCGTTACTGATTAAATTTATTGAAACCGATGGCGATCCGATGCAGGGAATGTGTTGGTCGCCGGAGCTTATGGAGTTGCTGGAGCTTCAGCCCGAAGCCGTTGTTTTGAAACCGGACAGCACTCAGTGCGTCAGCGCGGTTAAGGCCTTGCCGAATCTCAAACTGAATTTCAATATCGGTGAGCAGCGCCTGAATGTACAGGTTCCTCAAGCATTAATGGTGATTCATCCCGATGGCTATATTCCGCCGTCACGCTGGCAAAACGGAGTGCCGGCTTCATTTCTTCATTATGATTTCCGAGAACATTATGATCAGTCTGAAAACGGCGGAAACTGGAAAAGCCAGTTTTTAGGTATCCGTTCCGGCATGAATGCCGGCGGTTGGGCGCTAAGACAGCAAGGTTCGCAGTCTGCCGGAAGCGGTCAAGAGAGAAAATACTACCATCATGAATTTTATGTTCAGCGTGATGTGGACGCATTAAAAGGCCGTATCCGTGCCGGGGATTTCTTCTCTTACAGCAATGTTATGGACAGCTTCGGATTGCGTGGTATTTCGCTGTCTTCAGACGACCGTATGCTGCCTGATTCGCAAACCGGTTATGCTCCGCAGATTCAAGGTGTTGCCAACACCAATGCGCAGATTAAGATTTACCATAATGACAATATTGTTTATGAAACAACGGTTGCGCCGGGTCCGTTTGTTATCCGAGATTTGACTTTAGGCTCTTATAGCGGCGAAGTTAAAGTGGAAATTATTGAAGCAGACGGGCAGCGCCGTTCGTTTGTTGTGCCTTTTGCCGGAGGACACAATTTATTGCGTCCGAGAAGGCTGCGTTATGCGTTAACGGCAGGTAAATATCGCGAAAACCGGAAAATTTACGATACGGCTGTGGTGCAAGGCTCGTTGCAATACGGTTTAAATAATCAGATTACGCTTCAGAGCGGTGCAATGGCGACGAGTAATTATGCTTCGGGATTGTTCGGCATGGTATGGGGCGGTAAGGCAGGTTCGGTATCGGCAGGTTGGTCGGTAAACAGTTTGACCGATGCGGAGAAACGTAAGCGCAACGGCTCCCAGTTTCGTATTTCTTACAATAAATTCTTTCCTCAGACCGGTACTTTCTTGCAGATTGGCACGCATCAGAATTTGTCCCGATATTTTTACGGTTTGCAAGACGCGGTTTCTTTCAAGGAAAACGATTCCGTTTTCAGCCGCCGTTACGGCAATCCTTTAAAAAGCCAGTATCAGGTTTCCGTAAACCAGAGTTTGGGAAAATCCTGGGGAAGTTTGTATGTCAGCGGGCTTTCCAGAAAATACCGGAACAGCAAAGGCTATCAGCATTCGTATCAAATCGGTTACGGCAACAGCTTCCGGGGTATGCAATACAATATGAGTTTTTCTCAAAATCAAAATTTGCTAACCGGTAAGCAAGATAAGCAGGCTCATTTTACCTTGTCGATTCCGCTGGATAGGAAAGGTTTGAGTTCCAATTGGCTGAGTGCCGCACATTCCAGAGACAATGCGGGGCATACTTATTCGAGAGTCGGCTTGAGCGGCGTTTACGGCAGTCAAAGCCAATTCAGCTACGGTTTGTCTTTGGCTAAACCGGATTCGGGTAAGAACCAATACAGTGCTTATGCCAACTACAACCTGCCGTTTGTTAAAGCCGGGGTAAAAGCCCACGGAAGCGGCAGAAACCGTCAGCTTTCTTATAACTTAACCGGTGCAGTGGTTGCCCATCCTTACGGCATTACTTTAAATCATGAAATCGGCGATACGTTTGCCATTGTCCGCGCTAAAGGTGCTGCCGGTGTGCCGATTAAAAACGGTTATGGCAGTAAGCTGGATAGGTGGGGCAACGGTATTGTGTCGAGTGTAACGCCATACCGCTTAAATTATATCGGTATTGATGCAACGTATCTTCCGGACAACATTGAAGTCGGAGCAACGGAAAAAGTCATCATTCCTCGAGCCAACACGGCCAGTTTGATTGATATGGGAGCTAAAAAAGAAATCATTGCTTATTTTGATGTTGAAACTCAGGGAGATAGCTCTATCCCGATGTTTGCCGAAGTTAAAAACGAGCATGGCCGCGTGGTCGGATACAGTGTTCAAGAAGGCCGTCTGTTTGTGCGCGATATCAAACCTGTTGGTAGGTTGACTGTTTCTTTTGGTGAAAATAACAACAATAAGTGTGTGGTGTCATATAATCTCGAAAAGGATAAAAATGAATATAATATTTATCCTGCAAAATGCCTGCCCGAATAG
- a CDS encoding fimbrial biogenesis chaperone: MGKFLSALLIGSLALPVHAGVMIHTTRVIFDGSKPVAAVQLENSGEVPSLMKSWLEYAAEQPQDKQDKAHENKKLPFIISPPVARIEAKTRQTLRIRYTGEPLAEDRESLFYLNVLDVPPKPKKEQLTGSGNYMQFAITSRLKFFFRPKGLPYGVDEAYEKVTWHIGSNNTVVVKNPTPYFITYSAVSLMSKDKVEQTAKQTDMVAPFSESVFELSKPGNSKADSVEWQLINDFGGIGKGRSVLQY, encoded by the coding sequence ATGGGAAAATTTTTATCCGCTTTGCTGATTGGTTCGTTGGCATTACCCGTTCATGCGGGAGTTATGATACATACGACCCGTGTGATATTCGATGGCAGCAAGCCGGTAGCAGCGGTTCAATTGGAGAATTCCGGAGAAGTTCCGTCTTTAATGAAATCTTGGCTGGAATACGCGGCAGAACAGCCGCAAGACAAACAAGACAAAGCACACGAAAATAAAAAACTGCCTTTTATTATCAGTCCGCCTGTTGCCAGAATCGAAGCCAAAACGCGCCAAACACTGCGCATCCGCTATACCGGCGAACCGCTTGCGGAAGACAGGGAATCTCTGTTTTATTTAAATGTGTTGGATGTTCCGCCCAAACCGAAAAAAGAACAATTGACAGGCAGTGGAAATTATATGCAGTTTGCAATTACCAGCCGTCTGAAATTTTTCTTCAGACCCAAGGGATTGCCATACGGTGTGGACGAGGCATATGAAAAAGTAACTTGGCATATCGGTAGTAATAATACCGTGGTGGTAAAAAATCCTACGCCTTATTTTATTACTTATTCTGCCGTAAGCCTGATGTCGAAAGACAAGGTGGAGCAAACTGCGAAACAAACGGATATGGTTGCGCCTTTTTCCGAGTCCGTATTTGAATTGAGCAAGCCGGGCAACAGCAAGGCAGACAGTGTTGAGTGGCAGTTGATTAATGATTTTGGCGGCATTGGTAAAGGCCGCAGCGTGTTGCAGTATTAA
- a CDS encoding fimbrial protein: protein MNKMLKTLSVATLLAMASASALAGDEIVLEADHSEAPETVAVVKNTGQVRFMGVVAASTCRFVDGTDNQTVDLGQVESNLLRRESQTANEKNFSIKLTNCPLVATGPQGRLSNVVLSFDATSPALNTEGSRLTNTANSNAATNVEIELLQPGKDRGINLREHSESLALANASQNGELSFPFRARYFATGAATPGYVESSVNFKIDYK from the coding sequence ATGAATAAAATGTTGAAAACTTTAAGCGTTGCTACTTTGTTGGCAATGGCATCTGCTTCTGCTTTGGCTGGTGATGAGATAGTGCTTGAAGCTGATCATAGTGAAGCTCCCGAGACAGTAGCTGTGGTAAAAAATACCGGACAAGTTCGTTTCATGGGTGTAGTTGCCGCTAGTACTTGTAGGTTTGTTGATGGAACTGATAACCAAACAGTTGATTTGGGTCAAGTAGAAAGTAACTTATTAAGACGTGAAAGCCAGACTGCAAACGAAAAAAATTTCTCAATCAAGCTGACAAATTGCCCTTTAGTAGCGACTGGTCCGCAAGGCCGTTTGTCTAATGTAGTACTCTCATTTGATGCAACTAGTCCTGCGCTTAATACTGAAGGTAGTCGCCTGACAAATACCGCCAATAGCAATGCTGCTACCAATGTAGAGATTGAATTGTTACAGCCTGGCAAGGATAGAGGTATCAACTTGAGAGAACACTCAGAGAGTCTTGCGCTTGCAAATGCAAGTCAGAATGGCGAATTAAGTTTCCCATTCAGAGCCCGTTACTTTGCAACTGGCGCTGCAACTCCCGGCTATGTAGAAAGCTCTGTTAATTTTAAAATCGATTATAAATAA